A window of Deinococcus radiotolerans contains these coding sequences:
- a CDS encoding DUF5984 family protein has translation MRPLFEFQLQDLGAVRDGWEACIPIDFPEVRVETLLHVLGWGTYHLNTPGGIFPEEDPAFRAAFVHRQWEAWGKAAALSQLGRQPHDAPAHPAVLEVHWKQDRERRMAQDSVLNFTEELCGAAGLLLRALPAPLEEWMASGRWARWMAELRRRVEATDEVGPAERQARKRLIEELDWWVEPARVEIGYARDNVSNTYFLRFRRVGSDVQVSWHPPDEPDDDSWRSWLPQTGQLILPADEFHAQVRAFRDAVRLEMEARLLTLAGQGAVTFSEAAPGKHILNRDLGPVEVAAPLEPAAVLARVRWMEATFGVRVEDC, from the coding sequence GTGCGGCCCCTGTTCGAGTTCCAACTTCAGGACCTTGGGGCCGTGCGGGATGGCTGGGAGGCGTGCATTCCGATAGATTTTCCTGAGGTGCGCGTCGAGACGCTGTTGCACGTCTTGGGTTGGGGCACGTACCACCTGAACACGCCGGGCGGCATCTTCCCAGAAGAAGATCCCGCGTTCCGGGCAGCCTTCGTGCATCGGCAGTGGGAGGCGTGGGGGAAGGCCGCCGCGCTGTCGCAACTGGGAAGACAACCTCACGATGCCCCAGCCCATCCGGCGGTGTTGGAGGTTCATTGGAAACAGGACCGTGAACGGCGAATGGCGCAGGACAGCGTGCTGAACTTCACCGAGGAGCTGTGCGGCGCGGCAGGTCTGCTCCTGAGGGCCCTGCCCGCCCCGCTAGAGGAATGGATGGCCTCCGGGCGCTGGGCGCGCTGGATGGCGGAGCTGCGCCGACGGGTTGAGGCGACTGACGAAGTCGGTCCGGCGGAGCGGCAGGCCAGGAAGCGGCTGATCGAGGAACTGGACTGGTGGGTCGAACCGGCCCGAGTCGAGATCGGATACGCGCGTGACAACGTGAGCAACACCTACTTCCTGCGCTTCCGGCGAGTAGGGTCTGACGTACAGGTCTCGTGGCATCCCCCGGATGAACCGGACGATGATTCGTGGCGGTCCTGGTTGCCTCAGACCGGGCAGCTGATCCTGCCCGCCGACGAGTTCCACGCGCAGGTGCGGGCCTTCCGTGACGCGGTGCGGCTGGAGATGGAGGCGCGACTGCTGACCCTGGCCGGGCAGGGGGCCGTGACGTTCAGCGAGGCGGCCCCCGGGAAGCACATATTGAACCGCGACCTCGGGCCGGTCGAGGTGGCTGCACCACTGGAACCGGCCGCCGTGCTGGCCCGCGTCCGCTGGATGGAAGCCACCTTCGGGGTGCGCGTCGAGGACTGCTGA
- a CDS encoding D-alanyl-D-alanine carboxypeptidase/D-alanyl-D-alanine-endopeptidase, with the protein MRRAFLIAVLLGLTGAAQVATPTAGEPVTLHLSREPGLSAGVRAALRGLPGNVETVVLVQDLRTRAVLEARQPDRALIPASTTKLVTAASVLDERGGAGGWWSAELTVPAAQVGQASVKAVTLRGSGDLTLSVADGAYSLRALARQAYAHGLREVGEVRVDDLGFDAAAWAVPLGAPMTALRLAEWHDDPPASAQAARERLGAALTAQLRAAGVRVARDAPARAAPWQAWVPPARTDDQGQALPPDPVTPVAARPEQGIASVRSASPFQVLAATLRPSDNLRAEELLGTLAHGANGTLRGALARERAYLRRLGADLSEVELHDGSGLSRENRLSPRVLVAVLREQFDLPAPLPGKTGLPAALYGARGNAFAEALPEAGTGENVPEHDGRGGTMALRLRGAGLDVRAKTGTLPGVSALAGYVTGRSGHVLAFAVIMNGPESTPILDLRAAQDRVVQAVAAAH; encoded by the coding sequence ATGCGCCGCGCCTTCCTGATTGCCGTCCTGCTGGGTCTGACCGGGGCGGCGCAGGTGGCCACGCCCACCGCGGGGGAGCCGGTGACGCTGCACCTGTCGCGCGAGCCGGGCCTCAGCGCGGGCGTGCGCGCGGCCCTGCGGGGCCTGCCCGGGAATGTGGAGACGGTGGTGCTCGTGCAGGACCTGCGGACGCGGGCGGTGCTGGAGGCGCGGCAGCCGGACCGGGCGCTGATTCCGGCGAGTACGACGAAGCTGGTGACGGCGGCCAGCGTGCTGGACGAGCGGGGCGGAGCGGGAGGGTGGTGGAGTGCGGAACTGACGGTGCCGGCGGCGCAGGTGGGCCAGGCATCGGTGAAGGCGGTGACGCTACGCGGCAGTGGCGACCTGACGTTGAGCGTGGCCGACGGCGCGTACAGCCTGCGGGCGCTGGCGCGGCAGGCGTACGCGCACGGGCTGCGCGAGGTGGGTGAGGTGCGCGTGGACGACCTAGGGTTCGACGCGGCGGCGTGGGCGGTGCCGCTGGGCGCGCCCATGACGGCGCTGCGCCTCGCGGAGTGGCACGACGATCCGCCCGCGTCCGCGCAGGCGGCGCGGGAGCGGCTGGGCGCCGCGCTGACCGCGCAGCTGCGCGCGGCGGGCGTGCGGGTCGCGCGGGACGCGCCTGCACGCGCGGCGCCGTGGCAGGCGTGGGTGCCGCCCGCCCGGACGGATGACCAGGGGCAGGCGCTGCCGCCCGATCCGGTGACGCCCGTGGCGGCCCGGCCGGAGCAGGGCATCGCCAGCGTGCGCAGCGCCTCGCCGTTCCAGGTGCTGGCGGCCACGCTGCGGCCCAGTGACAACCTGCGCGCCGAGGAACTGCTGGGCACCCTGGCGCACGGCGCGAACGGCACGCTACGCGGGGCGCTGGCGCGGGAGCGGGCGTACCTGCGCCGCCTTGGTGCGGACCTGAGCGAGGTGGAACTGCATGACGGCAGCGGCCTGAGCCGTGAGAACCGCCTGAGTCCGCGCGTTCTGGTGGCCGTGCTGCGCGAGCAGTTCGACCTGCCTGCGCCCCTGCCGGGAAAGACGGGTCTGCCCGCAGCGCTGTACGGGGCGCGCGGCAACGCATTTGCTGAGGCCCTCCCGGAGGCGGGAACGGGCGAGAACGTCCCGGAACACGACGGGCGCGGCGGGACGATGGCGCTGCGGCTGCGCGGCGCGGGCCTGGACGTGCGCGCCAAGACCGGTACCCTGCCCGGCGTGAGCGCCCTGGCCGGGTACGTCACGGGCCGCAGCGGCCACGTGCTGGCGTTCGCGGTGATCATGAACGGCCCGGAATCCACGCCGATCCTGGACCTGCGGGCCGCGCAGGACCGGGTGGTGCAGGCGGTGGCCGCCGCACACTGA
- the rdgB gene encoding RdgB/HAM1 family non-canonical purine NTP pyrophosphatase has translation MNVVVATSNAGKVREIEEALQGTGWTLSPLGGVPLPEETGATYEENAALKACAAALVSQRPALADDSGLEVEALQGEPGVYSARYGNRDSDMERNVYLLEKLRGQKNRRAKFVSVVILAYPDGHLETYRGELHGTLLEGPRGANGFGYDPLFVPDGETRTLAELTVAEKRAISHRGRALAALQDAHRSGLPEREITPII, from the coding sequence ATGAATGTGGTGGTGGCGACCAGCAACGCCGGGAAAGTCAGGGAGATCGAGGAGGCCCTGCAGGGCACTGGCTGGACCCTCAGCCCGCTCGGCGGTGTGCCGCTGCCGGAGGAGACCGGCGCCACCTACGAGGAGAACGCCGCCCTGAAGGCCTGCGCGGCGGCCCTCGTGTCCCAGCGGCCCGCCCTGGCGGACGACAGTGGACTGGAGGTCGAGGCGCTGCAGGGGGAACCGGGCGTGTACTCCGCCCGGTACGGGAACCGCGACAGCGACATGGAACGCAACGTGTACCTGCTGGAAAAACTGCGCGGGCAGAAAAACCGCCGCGCCAAGTTCGTCTCCGTCGTGATTCTGGCCTACCCGGACGGCCACCTGGAAACGTACCGGGGTGAACTGCACGGCACGCTGCTGGAAGGACCGCGCGGCGCGAACGGCTTCGGGTACGACCCGCTGTTCGTGCCGGACGGCGAGACCCGCACGCTGGCGGAACTGACGGTCGCGGAGAAGCGCGCCATCAGCCACCGGGGGCGCGCGCTGGCCGCCCTGCAAGACGCGCACCGCAGCGGCCTGCCCGAGCGGGAGATTACCCCGATCATCTGA
- a CDS encoding SufE family protein, which translates to MTDAVPALPEKLQTIVTMFRSAPKPLRLQALLEYSKKLPGLPEKYLEHPEFLQPVPECTSPFFLVTEQDEQGGMHLYFKVPEEAPTVRGYAGILHEALDGAQPEEILSIPDQFYMDMGLTELITPMRLRGMGAILMRLKNDVRDHAKA; encoded by the coding sequence ATGACCGACGCCGTGCCCGCCCTGCCGGAGAAACTCCAGACCATCGTCACGATGTTCCGCAGCGCCCCCAAACCCCTGCGCCTTCAGGCCCTGCTGGAGTACAGCAAGAAACTCCCCGGCCTGCCCGAGAAGTACCTCGAGCACCCCGAGTTCCTCCAGCCGGTGCCCGAATGCACCAGCCCCTTCTTCCTGGTCACCGAGCAGGACGAGCAGGGCGGCATGCACCTGTACTTCAAGGTCCCCGAGGAGGCCCCCACCGTGCGCGGCTACGCCGGCATCCTGCACGAGGCGCTCGACGGCGCGCAGCCCGAGGAGATCCTGAGCATCCCCGACCAGTTCTACATGGACATGGGCCTGACCGAACTGATCACCCCCATGCGCCTGCGCGGCATGGGCGCCATCCTGATGCGCCTGAAGAACGACGTGCGCGACCACGCCAAAGCGTAA
- a CDS encoding sulfurtransferase: MDYAKDVLVSTDWVEQNLNTPGIRLIEVDEDILLYDTGHAPGAVKLDWQVDLWHPVERDFITPEQVSELLGRLGIQADDTIVLYGDKSNWWAAYAYWFLSYSGVKNPLKLMNGGRQKWIAEGRPTTTDAPSVEATTYPALTRDDSLRAYRDEVKAHLESVKGGTGALVDVRSPDEFSGKVTHMPNYPQEGVLRGGHIPGARSIPWAKATNEDGTFKSADELKALYEGEGVTADKDVIAYCRIAERSSHSWFVLRELLGYPKVRNYDGSWTEWGNAVGLPIEKSYSEA; the protein is encoded by the coding sequence ATGGACTACGCGAAAGACGTTCTCGTCAGCACTGACTGGGTCGAACAGAACCTGAACACGCCCGGCATTCGCCTGATCGAAGTGGATGAAGACATCCTCCTCTACGACACCGGGCACGCCCCCGGCGCCGTGAAACTCGACTGGCAGGTCGACCTGTGGCACCCCGTCGAGCGTGACTTCATCACCCCCGAGCAGGTCAGCGAACTGCTGGGCCGCCTGGGCATCCAGGCAGACGACACCATCGTCCTGTACGGCGACAAGAGCAACTGGTGGGCCGCGTACGCCTACTGGTTCCTGTCCTACAGCGGCGTGAAGAACCCCCTGAAACTCATGAACGGTGGCCGCCAGAAGTGGATTGCCGAGGGCCGCCCCACCACCACCGACGCCCCCAGCGTCGAGGCCACGACCTACCCCGCCCTGACCCGCGATGACAGCCTGCGCGCCTACCGCGACGAGGTCAAGGCCCATCTGGAGAGCGTCAAGGGCGGCACCGGCGCGCTGGTGGACGTTCGCAGCCCCGACGAATTCAGCGGCAAGGTCACGCATATGCCCAACTACCCACAGGAAGGCGTGCTGCGCGGCGGCCACATTCCCGGCGCGCGCAGCATCCCCTGGGCCAAGGCCACGAACGAGGACGGCACCTTCAAGTCGGCCGACGAACTGAAAGCCCTGTACGAGGGTGAAGGCGTCACCGCCGACAAGGACGTCATCGCGTACTGCCGCATCGCCGAGCGCAGCAGCCACAGCTGGTTCGTGCTGCGCGAACTGCTGGGCTACCCCAAGGTCCGCAACTACGACGGCAGCTGGACCGAATGGGGCAACGCCGTGGGCCTCCCCATCGAGAAGAGCTACAGCGAGGCGTAA
- a CDS encoding alpha/beta hydrolase family protein, whose protein sequence is MTATAATAQTTPAAPQTSAPFLPGDARPDAPELAARGTFAVGVRTVTLVNPSQPDLARAPQSGPVPRADRRLTVEVWYPTATGAKEAVTYTDTLTSGKAFTFDGRAARDAKPLSGQAFPLVIVSHGYTGSRYLLTHLTENLASKGYVVAAIDHTDSTHDNRGPFNSTLVNRAPDINFTLDQLAKLGAPGSGSPLSGVVNASRTALIGYSMGGYGVLNAAGAGYAPKVAALLPGGTLTPRQTGAFTPDPRIRAAVAFAPWGGPSAARGLGVPTGEYGFWDAKGLEGLKVPTLFVVGDHDDVSGFEEGVKPLFEHAVNADRYLLVYQNARHNIAPNPAPSLPGLSFADHEHYADPVWDSARLNNLNQHFVTAFLNLTLKGEAGAAAYLNVPTPVAANATGTNAWKGFAPRTMLGLELYHLRPR, encoded by the coding sequence ATGACCGCCACTGCCGCCACCGCCCAGACCACCCCCGCCGCGCCGCAGACCAGCGCGCCGTTCCTGCCCGGCGACGCCCGCCCGGACGCCCCGGAACTCGCCGCGCGCGGCACGTTCGCCGTCGGCGTGCGCACCGTCACGCTGGTCAACCCGAGCCAGCCGGACCTGGCCCGCGCGCCCCAGAGCGGCCCCGTCCCCCGCGCCGACCGCCGCCTGACCGTGGAAGTCTGGTACCCCACAGCCACCGGCGCGAAAGAAGCCGTCACGTACACCGACACCCTCACGAGCGGCAAGGCCTTCACCTTCGACGGCCGCGCGGCCCGGGACGCCAAACCCCTGAGCGGGCAGGCGTTCCCGCTGGTCATCGTGTCGCACGGGTACACCGGCAGCCGCTACCTCCTGACGCACCTCACCGAGAACCTCGCCAGCAAGGGGTACGTCGTGGCCGCCATCGACCACACCGACAGCACCCACGACAACCGCGGGCCGTTCAACAGCACCCTGGTGAACCGCGCGCCGGACATCAACTTCACGCTCGATCAGCTGGCGAAACTCGGCGCGCCCGGCAGCGGCTCCCCGCTGAGCGGCGTGGTCAACGCCAGCCGCACCGCCCTGATCGGGTACTCCATGGGCGGCTACGGCGTGCTGAACGCCGCCGGAGCCGGGTACGCCCCCAAGGTCGCCGCGCTGCTGCCCGGCGGCACCCTGACGCCCCGCCAGACCGGCGCGTTCACGCCCGACCCGCGCATCCGCGCCGCCGTTGCTTTCGCACCCTGGGGCGGGCCCAGCGCCGCGCGCGGCCTGGGTGTGCCTACCGGGGAGTACGGCTTCTGGGACGCCAAGGGGCTGGAGGGCCTGAAGGTCCCCACGCTGTTCGTCGTGGGCGACCATGACGACGTGTCGGGCTTCGAGGAGGGCGTCAAACCCCTGTTCGAGCACGCCGTGAACGCCGACCGCTACCTGCTGGTGTACCAGAACGCCCGGCACAACATCGCCCCGAACCCCGCGCCCAGCCTGCCGGGCCTGAGCTTCGCCGACCACGAGCACTACGCCGACCCCGTATGGGACAGCGCCCGCCTGAACAACCTCAACCAGCACTTCGTCACCGCGTTCCTGAACCTGACCCTCAAGGGCGAGGCGGGCGCCGCCGCGTACCTGAACGTCCCCACGCCCGTCGCCGCCAACGCGACCGGCACGAACGCCTGGAAGGGCTTCGCGCCCCGCACCATGCTCGGCCTGGAGCTGTACCACCTCCGCCCCCGCTGA